The following proteins are encoded in a genomic region of Synechococcus sp. CBW1002:
- a CDS encoding type II toxin-antitoxin system PemK/MazF family toxin, whose product MELKAGQIVTVDWRKDPDHPAQDPQPPEPNKLRPAVVVQDIELFDPAYPTVLVVPMTGDPALAIPDLTVVLQPSPSNGCKKVSDLLPQSLTCVAKTRITAATYSQITPAELQQLRQLVVLTIGGLS is encoded by the coding sequence GTGGAGCTCAAGGCTGGGCAGATCGTCACCGTTGACTGGCGCAAGGATCCAGACCACCCCGCCCAGGATCCCCAGCCCCCTGAGCCGAACAAGCTCCGGCCGGCTGTCGTGGTGCAGGACATCGAGCTGTTTGACCCCGCTTACCCCACGGTGCTGGTGGTGCCGATGACAGGCGACCCAGCCCTGGCGATCCCCGATCTGACGGTGGTGCTGCAGCCCAGTCCCAGCAACGGCTGCAAGAAGGTGAGCGACCTGCTCCCGCAGAGCCTGACCTGCGTGGCCAAGACACGCATCACCGCAGCCACCTACTCACAGATCACCCCAGCCGAACTGCAGCAGCTGCGCCAGTTGGTGGTGCTGACCATCGGCGGCCTGAGCTGA
- a CDS encoding PPC domain-containing DNA-binding protein: MKVVPLRLQPGDDLRLALEAWMGAQQELAGCVISAVGSLSLAQLRLAGAAEATAIHGELEIVSLSGTLSPDGAHLHIAIADSSGTVIGGHLCAGSLVRTTAELVVGLLPEWRFRRELDPATGHAELRISPGDLS, translated from the coding sequence ATGAAGGTGGTGCCGTTGCGCCTGCAGCCCGGCGATGACCTGCGCCTGGCTCTGGAGGCCTGGATGGGAGCGCAGCAGGAACTGGCCGGCTGCGTGATCAGTGCCGTCGGCAGCCTGTCGCTGGCCCAGCTGCGCCTGGCAGGAGCGGCCGAGGCCACGGCGATCCACGGCGAGCTGGAGATCGTCAGCCTCTCGGGCACCCTTTCGCCCGATGGCGCCCACCTGCACATCGCCATCGCCGACAGCAGCGGTACCGTGATCGGCGGGCACCTCTGCGCCGGCTCGCTGGTGCGCACCACCGCCGAGCTGGTGGTCGGCCTGCTGCCGGAGTGGCGCTTCCGGCGAGAGCTGGATCCAGCCACCGGCCACGCCGAGCTGCGGATCAGTCCTGGGGATCTGAGCTGA
- a CDS encoding GNAT family N-acetyltransferase: MNETIDSGRCLSLATHTTPLQIRPYEAADWPAVWALLEPVFRAGETFPHDPAITEAEAQVAWVEQSQAVMVAVDAAGALVGTYYLKPNSLALGAHVANAGYVVADHCRRQGIGSRLCQHSLQAARRLGFRLMQFNLVVSTNTAGIRCWQRNGFQVVGTLPGAFRHRQRGYVDALVMVQALVEGPGA; this comes from the coding sequence ACGCACACCACCCCCCTGCAGATCCGCCCCTATGAAGCCGCCGACTGGCCGGCGGTGTGGGCGCTGCTGGAGCCGGTGTTCCGCGCCGGTGAAACCTTCCCTCACGACCCGGCCATCACCGAGGCGGAAGCTCAAGTGGCGTGGGTGGAGCAGAGCCAGGCGGTGATGGTGGCCGTGGATGCCGCGGGTGCGCTGGTGGGCACCTACTACCTGAAGCCCAACTCCCTCGCCCTCGGCGCCCACGTCGCCAATGCGGGCTACGTAGTGGCCGACCACTGCAGGCGCCAGGGAATCGGCAGCAGGCTCTGCCAGCACTCCCTGCAGGCGGCGCGGCGACTGGGGTTTCGGCTGATGCAGTTCAACCTGGTGGTGAGCACCAACACGGCCGGCATCCGCTGCTGGCAGCGCAACGGCTTTCAGGTCGTCGGCACTCTGCCTGGGGCGTTTCGCCACCGGCAACGGGGCTATGTCGATGCCCTGGTGATGGTGCAGGCGCTGGTGGAGGGGCCTGGAGCATGA